A stretch of DNA from Candidatus Bathyarchaeota archaeon:
TCGTCTTGACGACACTAACGAATCATAATTAAATTTCAATCAAGATTTCTTGAGCAATTCTTCTAACCCACAAAAGATGGATGCTAAGGACTATTTTGCCACTTTAAAGGTTTTTTCTGCTACTGAAATGCATGCTAGAAGGTCGTCAATGGTTGCTATGAGGGTTTGCAGTCTAGTTTGGCACTGAATTTTTGTGTAGACTTGTGAATCTTTTTTTGTTGTTTCAATAGATAGCCCTTTGGGAACTTCAATGTTGTCCGGAGAAACTGCTTGAGCTACTGCTTGGGCTTCGCGTTCATTTTTATAACATAAACAGATTTCAGCTTCCAATTTTTTTTCCTTCCAGTTGTCGTTTAACTAAATCATTAACCAAAAATATGAAGTCTTCCACATTTTTGATGGGCACCTGAGCACCTGCAGCGATGTCGTGTCCTCCCCCCCGACCAGAAAACTGTTCAGAGGCAATTTGCATCACGTCTCCTAGGTTCAACCCTTTGTGTATCAAAGGTTCTGAGCCACGGGATGAAATTTTAACTTGATCTTCACCTGAAATTTTGGCGTAAGCAATGATTGGTTTTCCCAGTTGAGTAAGAGTCGTAGACAATATAGTGCAAACGGGACTGAGAACTTTTTCATCGATAAATCCGTCCCCTCTGACTACGTAAATGTTTTCTAGCTCTTCAAGGCGTTCAGGTTTTTCTGTCACCCAACGAAGATACTTAGTAATAGTGCCCCGATAATCCTGTATCACTTTATTTGCTTCTTCCAAACATTTTTTGCGGTCCCCCATGCAAATCGCTGCACCTAGTCCTGCTTTGTCCATTCTTCCAGTAGCATTAAGCAGAACCGAAAATTCGCGGGCATCCCTCAACGTCGTCCAGGGCTCTTCGTGAGTTAGGGTGTAAACTTCTCCTACTAGGTCGGATACTATGTCTCCGCTCATTCCTTTGGAAACTAGGTGTTCAGCAATTGCCGAAAGTAGCGTCTGTTTTTCTTCCGAAGAAAGGTCCCGTAACGCTCGCCATTTGTCGTTGCGTTTAGGTTTGATTCCTAGATTTACCAGAAATGCAAGGCTTTTGTCTTCTTCGCTGCTGATTTCTGGAATAAACGGATTAGTTGTTCGGGCAAGAGCCTGATGAATCGGGCGAGTTTCCCGTCCAAAAAACAACAAATCAGTTTCTACGGTAAGAACTCCTGACGCTACAGCGTCTTTAACTATGGGCGTGTTTGCGCCACCTAATTTGCGTTCTTTATTTTTGTCT
This window harbors:
- a CDS encoding DHH family phosphoesterase, giving the protein MPVTNQQIDALSKDANDAASLILEHIEKADVIHVSTHVDADGISAGGIIGKALLRAGAKFRLRFERWMDENVADRIANENAALTIFTDMGSGYLDLLGDRLAGRDVVILDHHKPALNQLPDGFIQVNPHIHGIDGTREISGSGVAYYAAKALNEKNVDLAAIAIVGALGDLQDKNKERKLGGANTPIVKDAVASGVLTVETDLLFFGRETRPIHQALARTTNPFIPEISSEEDKSLAFLVNLGIKPKRNDKWRALRDLSSEEKQTLLSAIAEHLVSKGMSGDIVSDLVGEVYTLTHEEPWTTLRDAREFSVLLNATGRMDKAGLGAAICMGDRKKCLEEANKVIQDYRGTITKYLRWVTEKPERLEELENIYVVRGDGFIDEKVLSPVCTILSTTLTQLGKPIIAYAKISGEDQVKISSRGSEPLIHKGLNLGDVMQIASEQFSGRGGGHDIAAGAQVPIKNVEDFIFLVNDLVKRQLEGKKIGS